The following coding sequences are from one Manis pentadactyla isolate mManPen7 chromosome 13, mManPen7.hap1, whole genome shotgun sequence window:
- the NRGN gene encoding neurogranin yields the protein MDCCTESACSKPDDDILDIPLDDPGANAAAAKIQASFRGHMARKKIKSGERGRKGPGPGGPGGAGGARGGSGGGPSGD from the coding sequence GAGAGCGCCTGCTCCAAGCCGGACGACGACATTCTCGACATCCCGCTGGACGATCCTGGCGCCAATGCGGCCGCTGCCAAAATCCAGGCGAGTTTCCGGGGCCACATGGCGCGGAAGAAGATAAAGAGCGGAGAGCGCGGCCGGAAGGGCCCGGGTCCGGGGGGACCCGGCGGAGCTGGGGGCGCCCGGGGAGGCTCGGGCGGCGGCCCCAGCGGAGACTAG